In the Candidatus Woesearchaeota archaeon genome, one interval contains:
- a CDS encoding ATP-dependent DNA helicase: MELLLKKYFGYEEFRSLQLEVITNVLEKKDTLVLMPTGGGKSLCYQIPALKFEGLTIVISPLISLMKDQVDALKVNGVSAEYINSTLTPKVIEDIKTRIERREVKILYIAPERLSSDEFKSFLLGVEISLIAIDEAHCISEWGHDFRKDYRNLKFLKKIFVGVPIIALTATATQKVKEDILKQLDLDNPKVFVSSFDRDNLNLIVMKKKDTFDKILDLVDKHKNESVIIYCFSRKDTESLTKKLNGYGMKALAYHAGLSSKIRKQNQELFIKDKVDIMVATIAFGMGIDKPDVRLVIHHTYSKSVEGYYQEIGRAGRDGLPSDCVMFYSRGDSMKHEFFVNMIEDISLKRGALEKLSEMMFYCERKSCRRKYLLEYFGEEFPKHNCNGCDVCLELPGVEEITSSRSFINKKVSYDCILFEELRDFRKKVAEDRGLAPSVVFGDVALREMATTFPRSEEDFMKVNGVGQQKLNDFGEDFLILINDYVMQNEVLERISATNVESDDEVVRRFSKTKKVRKTKRGGKAKKKATSDSPLFEKLKVLRKNIADKRNVPAFMIFSDTSLVEMTKKSPKSDKEFLDVKGVGPKKLNDFGGEFLMTINSHVNLK, from the coding sequence GTTATTATTAAAGAAATATTTTGGATATGAAGAATTTAGATCGTTACAATTAGAAGTTATAACTAATGTTTTAGAAAAAAAAGACACACTAGTTTTAATGCCAACAGGTGGAGGGAAATCACTTTGTTATCAAATCCCTGCACTTAAGTTTGAAGGACTGACAATTGTTATTTCACCTTTAATCTCTCTAATGAAAGATCAAGTTGATGCTCTAAAGGTAAATGGAGTTAGTGCTGAGTATATTAATTCTACTTTGACTCCAAAGGTGATTGAGGATATTAAAACAAGAATTGAGAGAAGAGAAGTCAAGATTTTATATATTGCGCCAGAAAGATTATCTTCAGATGAGTTTAAATCATTTCTTCTAGGTGTTGAGATTAGTTTGATTGCAATTGATGAAGCGCATTGTATTTCTGAATGGGGTCATGATTTTCGTAAGGATTATCGAAATTTGAAGTTTTTGAAGAAGATTTTTGTTGGAGTTCCAATTATTGCTTTGACTGCAACAGCTACACAGAAAGTTAAAGAAGATATTTTAAAACAACTTGATTTGGATAATCCTAAAGTTTTTGTGTCTAGTTTTGATAGAGATAATCTTAATTTAATTGTTATGAAGAAGAAAGATACTTTTGATAAAATCTTAGATTTGGTAGATAAGCATAAGAATGAATCTGTGATTATTTATTGTTTTTCTCGAAAAGATACTGAGAGTCTAACTAAGAAGTTAAATGGTTATGGAATGAAGGCACTTGCTTATCATGCAGGTCTTTCTAGTAAAATTAGAAAACAGAATCAAGAATTATTTATTAAAGATAAGGTTGATATTATGGTTGCAACAATTGCTTTTGGAATGGGAATAGATAAACCGGATGTTAGGCTTGTTATTCATCATACATATTCTAAATCTGTTGAAGGTTATTATCAAGAAATAGGGAGGGCAGGTAGGGATGGTTTGCCTAGTGATTGTGTTATGTTTTATTCTAGAGGTGATAGTATGAAGCATGAGTTTTTTGTCAATATGATTGAGGATATTTCTTTGAAGAGAGGAGCTCTTGAAAAATTGAGTGAGATGATGTTTTATTGTGAAAGGAAATCTTGTAGGAGGAAATATCTTTTAGAGTATTTTGGAGAAGAGTTTCCTAAGCATAATTGTAATGGGTGTGATGTTTGTTTAGAACTTCCAGGTGTTGAAGAAATTACTAGTAGTAGAAGTTTTATTAATAAGAAAGTTTCTTATGATTGCATTTTATTTGAAGAATTAAGGGATTTTAGGAAAAAAGTTGCTGAAGATAGAGGTCTTGCGCCTTCTGTTGTTTTTGGAGATGTTGCTTTGAGAGAGATGGCGACTACTTTTCCAAGATCTGAAGAAGATTTTATGAAAGTTAATGGAGTGGGACAGCAAAAATTAAATGATTTTGGTGAAGATTTTTTGATTCTTATTAATGATTATGTCATGCAAAATGAGGTTCTTGAAAGAATAAGTGCAACAAATGTTGAGAGTGATGATGAAGTAGTTAGAAGATTTAGTAAGACAAAGAAAGTTAGAAAAACTAAGAGGGGTGGGAAGGCTAAGAAAAAAGCAACTTCTGATAGTCCTTTGTTTGAGAAGCTTAAGGTATTGAGGAAGAACATCGCAGATAAGAGAAATGTTCCAGCTTTTATGATTTTTTCAGATACTTCGTTAGTTGAAATGACTAAAAAATCTCCTAAGAGTGATAAAGAGTTTTTAGATGTTAAAGGTGTTGGGCCTAAGAAGTTGAATGATTTTGGAGGAGAGTTTTTGATGACTATTAATTCTCATGTGAATTTGAAATAG
- a CDS encoding NAD(P)H-dependent oxidoreductase produces MDYEELNMQRYATKKFDGKKVSKEVVDKIKEIVRFSPSSFNFQPWKIKVIDDNDMFVELEKASLFNKQISNCSHLFVFCVPKDLEEKKSKLLELMGENGMPQETLDFYDNLLVKWFENYSEQDKINFATNQAYIALENLMMAAKSFGVDSCPIEGFEKDKYQKYLEIPEEYVPVVICPIGYGADEKKSKLRFDSEEIYFQ; encoded by the coding sequence ATGGATTATGAAGAATTAAATATGCAAAGATATGCTACGAAGAAATTTGATGGTAAGAAGGTGTCAAAAGAGGTTGTAGATAAGATTAAAGAGATTGTTAGGTTTAGTCCTTCTTCTTTTAATTTTCAACCTTGGAAGATTAAGGTTATTGATGATAATGATATGTTTGTGGAGTTGGAGAAGGCTTCATTATTTAATAAACAAATATCTAATTGTTCTCATTTGTTTGTTTTTTGTGTTCCTAAAGATTTAGAGGAGAAAAAATCCAAATTATTAGAATTAATGGGGGAAAATGGAATGCCTCAGGAAACTTTAGATTTTTATGATAATTTACTTGTGAAGTGGTTTGAAAATTATAGTGAACAAGATAAAATTAATTTTGCTACAAATCAAGCGTACATTGCTCTTGAAAATTTAATGATGGCAGCTAAATCTTTTGGTGTTGATTCATGTCCTATAGAAGGATTTGAGAAAGATAAATATCAAAAATATTTAGAGATTCCTGAAGAATATGTACCTGTTGTTATTTGTCCTATTGGTTATGGTGCAGATGAAAAAAAAT